Proteins found in one Sorghum bicolor cultivar BTx623 chromosome 1, Sorghum_bicolor_NCBIv3, whole genome shotgun sequence genomic segment:
- the LOC8055645 gene encoding histone H3.3 translates to MARTKSTARNSTGGKAPRKQLVKKIFIAARKRVPATGGVKKPRRYRPGTVALREIRKYQKGTELLIRKMPFQRLVREISQLHKSDLRFQSHAILALQEAAEAYLVALFEDTNLCAIHAKRVTIMPKDVHLATRIRGERH, encoded by the exons ATGGCTCGTACCAAGTCTACAGCTCGTAACTCGACCGGAGGAAAGGCGCCAAGGAAGCAACTCGTTAAAAAGATATTC ATTGCTGCTCGCAAGAGAGTGCCAGCAACCGGAGGAGTGAAGAAGCCTCGCCGCTACCGCCCCGGAACTGTCGCCCTTCG TGAAATTCGCAAGTATCAGAAGGGCACCGAGCTGCTCATTAGGAAGATGCCCTTCCAGAGGCTCGTCAGGGAGATTTCCCAGCTTCACAAG AGTGACCTTCGTTTCCAAAGCCATGCGATCCTTGCTCTGCAGGAGGCAGCAGAAGCCTATCTCGTGGCTCTCTTCGAGGACACCAACCTGTGTGCCATCCATGCCAAGCGGGTCACCATCATGCCCAAAGATGTTCATCTGGCTACCAGGATCCGTGGCGAGAGGCACTAA